A genome region from Synergistaceae bacterium includes the following:
- a CDS encoding epoxyqueuosine reductase QueH: MSEKNILLHICCAPDACVPVPDLISEGWNVKGFFYGSNIHPFDEFNLRLAALHKLIAHTGINCEILNYNPSEWLGKIAGLENEPEGGRRCEECFRIQLESGALIAEKLGCENFCTTLTISPHKNVNLINSLGEKISAHHGLTWQSRVWRKNNGFLRSVRESKLLGLYRQNYCGCIFSKHAT, translated from the coding sequence ATGTCAGAGAAAAATATTTTGCTTCATATTTGCTGCGCTCCTGATGCGTGTGTGCCTGTTCCTGATTTAATTTCTGAGGGCTGGAACGTTAAAGGCTTCTTTTATGGATCTAATATTCACCCGTTCGACGAGTTTAATTTGAGACTCGCGGCTCTTCACAAGTTAATAGCTCACACGGGAATAAATTGCGAAATATTGAACTATAACCCGTCTGAATGGCTCGGAAAAATTGCAGGACTCGAAAATGAACCTGAAGGCGGCAGGAGGTGTGAAGAGTGCTTCAGGATTCAATTAGAGTCAGGCGCGTTAATTGCGGAAAAATTAGGCTGTGAAAATTTCTGTACGACTCTGACTATAAGCCCGCATAAAAACGTGAATTTAATTAATTCGCTCGGTGAAAAGATTTCAGCTCATCACGGACTAACTTGGCAGAGTCGAGTCTGGCGCAAAAATAACGGCTTTCTCCGTTCAGTAAGAGAGTCTAAATTGCTTGGCCTTTATCGTCAAAATTATTGCGGCTGTATATTCAGCAAGCACGCCACTTAA
- a CDS encoding M15 family metallopeptidase, translated as MQLIENNEPLVRASLYPEKILVRSWYYGENLPGSLPEVWLRKSVYERLLQAAESLSDGLRFVIWDGWRSFELQTFLFDTFFARNKAKGVTDEEALRLTKIYVAFPSKNPDDVSGHLTGGAVDLTLADIQGHLLPMGGEFDDTEEHSRTNYFDDYELLKIQENVIARNNRMTLLRVMTEAGFSNYPSEWWHYDFGNRAWAERTGQDTAFYGYIEPPFKWRAC; from the coding sequence ATGCAGCTAATCGAAAATAATGAGCCTTTAGTGCGAGCAAGTTTATATCCTGAAAAAATTTTAGTTCGCAGCTGGTATTACGGTGAAAATTTGCCGGGGAGTCTTCCTGAGGTTTGGCTGCGTAAAAGTGTCTATGAAAGATTATTACAGGCCGCCGAGTCTTTATCCGATGGCTTAAGATTTGTTATATGGGACGGGTGGCGTTCGTTCGAGTTACAGACATTTTTATTTGATACTTTTTTTGCGCGAAATAAGGCAAAGGGAGTTACAGACGAGGAAGCATTAAGACTCACAAAAATTTATGTAGCCTTCCCATCAAAGAATCCCGATGACGTATCAGGACACTTGACGGGCGGGGCTGTTGATTTGACTTTAGCGGATATTCAGGGGCATTTATTGCCAATGGGCGGAGAATTTGACGACACAGAAGAGCACTCACGAACGAATTATTTTGACGACTACGAACTATTAAAGATTCAAGAAAATGTGATAGCACGAAATAACCGCATGACTCTTTTACGAGTCATGACTGAAGCAGGATTCAGTAATTACCCGTCAGAATGGTGGCACTATGATTTCGGCAATAGAGCATGGGCCGAACGTACAGGCCAAGACACGGCATTTTACGGCTATATAGAACCTCCGTTTAAGTGGCGTGCTTGCTGA